ttaccctcgaaaactgttgtgatcccctatacttgcgggttatcagtgcactaaactatcaagtagtcataatatcgagctcgccaaacgttcataacgtctgcatctgctcctgcaaccggtctgtcacctagcggtgcatcaaggacataattcttctgtgcagcaatgaggataatcctcagatcatggatccaatccgcatcattgctactaacatctttcaacttagtttttctctaggaacatatcaaaataaacggggagctacattgcgagctattgatctgcaacatagttatgcaaatactgtcatgactaagttcatgataaattaaagttcaattaatcatattacttaagaactcccacttagatagacatccctctagtcatctaattgatcacgtgatccaaatcaactaaaccatgtccgatcatcacgtgagatggagtagttttcaatggtgaacatcactatgttgatcatatctactatatgattcacgctcgacctttcggtctccagtgttccgaggccatatctgcatatgctaggctcgtcaagtttaacccaagtatttctgcgtgtgcaaaactgtcttacacccgttgtagatgaacgttgagcttatcacacacaatcatcacgtggtgtctcgacacgacgaactttggcaatggtgcatactcagggagaacacttttaccttgaaatttagtgagagatcatcttataaagctaccgccgaactaagcaaaataagatgtataaaagataaacatcacatgcaatcaaaaatatgtgacatgatatggccatcatcatcttgtgcctttgatctcttcaaagtaccgtcatgatctctatcgtcaccggcatgacaccatgatctccatcatcttgatctctatcaatgtgtcatcacatgattgtcttgccaactattacttttacaactattgctattgcatagcgataaagtaaaacaatttacaaggcacttgcatcttatgcaataaagagacaaccattaggcttttgccaattgccgataactttaacaaaacatgacatctcatacaacaatttatatctcatcacgtcttgaccatatcacatcacaacatgccctgcaaaaataagttagacgtcctctactttgttgttgcaagttttacgtggttgctacgggctgagcaagaatcgttcttatctacgcatcaaaaccacaacgatagttcgtcaagttagtgttgttttaaccttcacaaggatcgggcgtagccacactcgattcaactaaagttggaaaaactaacacccgccagccacatgtgtgcaaagcacgtcgatagaaccagtctcgcgtaagcgtacacgtaatgtcggtccgcgccgcttcatccaacaatatcgccgaaccaaagtatgacatgctggtaagtagtatgacttgtatcgcccacaactcgcttgtgttctactcatgcatataacatctacgcacaaacctggctcggatgccactgttggggaacgtagtaatttcaaaaaattcctacgcacacgcaagatcatggtgatgcatagcaacgagagggaagagtatcgtccacgtacccttgtagaccataaacggaagtgttatgagaacgcggttgatgtagtcgaacatcttcacgatccgaccgatccaagtaccgaacacacggcacctccgagttcagcacacgttcagctcgatgacgtaccacgaactctgatccggcagagcttcatgggagagttccgtcagcacgaccgcgtgatgacggtgatgatgttgctaccgacgcagggcttcgcctaagcaccgctacgatatgatcaaggtggattatggtggggggcaccgcacacgactaagggaccaatgatcaacttgtgtgttctagggtgcccccctgcccccgtatataaaggagcaaggggggaggccggccggccttcctagggcgcgccaggaggagtcctcctcctagtaggagtaggactcccctttcctactcctactaggaggaggaaaggaagggggaaggggagaaggaaggagagggaggaaaggaggaaaggggggccgaccccctagtccaatttggtttgggctagggggtccacgcgccctgcctcctctcttccaccacttggcccatgaggcccaatatttctttcccgtattcccgtaactccccggtactccgaaaaatacccgaatcactcggaacctttccaatgtccgaatatagtcgtataatatatcgatctttacgtctcgaccatttagagactcctcatcatgtccccgatctcatccgggactccgaactaccttaggtacatcaaatcacataaactcataataccgatcgtcaccgaacgttaagcgtgcggaccctactggttcgagaactaggtagacatgaccgagacacgtatccggtcaataaccaatagcgaaatctggatgttcatattggctcctacatattctacgaagatctttatcggtcaaaccgcataacaacatacgttgttccctttgtcatcggtatgttacttgcccgagattcgatcgtcggtatctcaatacctagttcaatctcattaccggcaagtttctttactcgttccgtaatgcactatcccgcaactaactcattagttgcattgcttgcaaggcttatagtgatgtgcattaccgagagggcctagagatacctctccgaaaatcggagtgacaaatcctaatcttgatttaacaagtaccatcggagacacctgtagagcacctttataatcactcagttacgttatgacgtttggtagcacgcaaagtgttcctctggtaatcggtagttgcataatctcatagtcataggaacatacataagtcatgaagaaagcaatagcagtaaactaaaaagatcaagtgctaagttaacggaatgggtcaagtcaatcacatcattctctaatgatgtgatcctgttaatcaaatgacaactcttgtctatggttaggaaatataaccatcattgattcaacgagctagtcaagtagaggcaaactagtgacactctgtttgtctatgtattcacacatgtactatgtttccggttaatacaattctagcatgaataataaacatttatcatgatataagaaaataaataataactttattattgcctctaggtcatatttccttcagcggcACCTTGGACGAAGCCGGAGTATGATTGCCGGGGTGAAAATCCTGCCTGGCATTGGTCGGGCCGACGGAGGCGATGCCCATGGTCGTCGTCATCTTACTGAAGTCTCCGTTGTGGTTGCTCCTTTCCCTTCGTCGTGCTCCAGATGAAAATCTAGATCTTTGGATCGGACGGTGGCGGCGTTTTGGTgttgtatccttcctgaaggcactGTCTTGGAGCTCACGGTTCATCGACTCTCAGCTTCACCTCTTCGTGGTATCTTCACCACGAAGGGCTCCGGCGGCTCCGTAGTGTTGCTTACAGTCATTGTTTAGTCTACTTCGAGTCGTccggtgtgttgttgttgttgtaggtcCTTGGCACCTATGTATCTGGCCTTGGGTGTGTGTTGGTGTGGCGTGTTGTCGTTTGTATCGGCTCGGATGTtggttggtgctttatatataaagcgggacgaaagcctTTTTGGTAATGGAATGAGAGTCGATTTATGGAAATTGATTTTAAGTCCAATGGAGGTGGCATAATCCGTCAGAATATCCTTGATGACCATCGCTTGTAGTGGACACGCTGGAAGAAGTCCATGGGAATGGTAGAGAATCTGTTGCGGGATTAGCTAATTTTTTACTCAGGTACGACGAGGAACTGAAATGCATGCGCACTGGCAGTGACACGGATTCAGGCAAAGCACTGGTCTCGCATTTCCCCGATCAGGCTGGGCAAGCACGGTTGGGGCCATGGCAAGGGATTGGCTGGGCAGAGCGTTTGTGTCCGTCAACCGGCAAATCAACGCCAGGAAACCGAAGCTATCAGCACTTGCCGAACTATCGGCACTTGCGGCCGTATCCACTATCCAGAGGGGATGTGCTGCGCGGCAGTGATCAGGGGGACCTCCAAGATGAGCACCCTGTGGCGTCGCCATAGTTCCCGCTGATTCATGATTTGCAAGGAGATTATGCAAAGATTCAGTTCATTCCGTGTGGTGCCTCTGAGCTGGAAGTGCAATGGCCACTAATGGAGACCAGGAGTCTATTGGGGATGCCCCTGACGGAGTTCGTGACCTTAGCTCGCTGAATGTGACACCAAAGGAGGAAAAAAATAGGATGAGTATATTTTTGGCCCCTCAAGAAATGGTTCCTTAACTTCAAAACCAGTAAATCTTAGTCCTTTAATTTTTTAAACCGGATAACTTTAATCTCTCGTATCACTTATGGTTTCGTTGATCACGTGGCTTGGTCACCGTACTCGCCGCATCGAGCTTTGACGAGGCCGATGAGGTCCTTGGCTGGCACCAGGTCTCATTGGCATTGAGCTGAACACCACGGTCCAATTTATTTTGCATCCCCATTTTTTTTTCTACTTCCTCTTATCAGTCGAAGGTAGGAGTAGCTACTACCAGGTTGGTTGATTCCTCCAGGGTAAATCGATTAGCTAGCATGCGTTGCTTGTGTACGTATGCATCTCTCTCTGTGTAGCGTATATCGCGGGGGTTCGGCTCCTCTGCAGTACAGCTATTACTGTACGCGTGCTGTAGCGTCTAGCATCTGCCGTTTATTTTAATCAGATGGCTTCAACAAAAAATCGATGGGCTCatataaaaaagtaaaaaaaactagAAGAGACCCACACGGCCACACCattccccactctctctctctctgtcttatcTCATTCGTCTAGAGAAGCTCGGCCACTGTTTTCCCCAATCCACAACACTGCTCCGGCCGAGCGAAATCCAGGTACACTGCGCTGCTCCGGCCAAATGCACTCGCCCCGAACTGCTCTGGCGATGCCCTCCCTCTATATCCCTGCCTCTCTGCGCGCTGCTTCTTATCCATCCCGGCCGTGCCCCATGGATTCTACCGGCAGCTGCAAGGGATGGCCGGAGAGCGCACTACTGCGGGAGCCGATCGAATACGCCGCTGCTGCACCGCCACACGTCTCTGCTAGTAGCAGGGAGACGACGAACTACACAAGCAGCAGAGCAACGAGCGAGATCGATGAGCCTGACGACAACGGCAAGCTGGAGTCTCCCCCGACGAGCTCGACGAGGAATAGGACGACGGCGATGTCTCGGAGCAGCACGGTCGACCTCGGCGCCCTCCTGCCCGGCGTAGCCCCACTAGCAAAACCCAAGGTGAATTACTTGGTGTTACTTAGAACTAATTTATTCATTTTTTTTCATCATTAGTTCGAGAGCATGTGCTTGTTTGACCATCTATTAATCTTTCATGGCAATATGGTTAGTCAATAGCCAGTAGAGAGTACATGCATGTGTGCTGAGTTTAATTACAGTTATGTTGTGACAGTGGTCACTTGCGTCTCTGTCCAATTATTCAGATCACTAGCTGAAGAATTAGTGCTTGTGCTGATGATCAAATAGTGCCACTAGCAGTCCATGTTGTATCTGATTGTACACCGTACATGGAGAGATAAAAACCTATTGTGGTACATAGTTGTAACCATCTCACTAGAATATTTAAAAGTGATAAGTAATCAACAGATCATTGTTGTAGTAAACTGAAATTAAACTGATTGTTCTGTCTTCGGAAACTAGGAGTGAACTGAGACTAAACTGATTGCAGTGAAATAATGAACACTCAACAGATTGGGTCCCATGTGTGCTGATTCAGATATTCCTTCTGCATAATCTGTCGATCTAGCAAGACAAAATAACACATATTCATCAACCTATCCCATGATAGTTTTGTAAGTTCCAAAGATCATCGGCTTCACTCTACAAATTAAGGGATATATAACTGATTATATGAAGTATCATATTGCTTAACAATGAATTTTATGAATTTTAGACATGGTAGGTGGAAATACCGTCAGTAAACGAGCATAGTACCCATATTCTTGCAAACCATTTGCATTTGTTCCAGCCATTTGCTCTATAGGTGCTTGGTATTGTGCTACTGAAATGTCATTCTTTCCTCCCTatgcaaaaataaaaacaaaacaaaaccaatGTTAGTTGAGTTGTTACTATATTACTCTATTTAATAAGTAGTCTGGTTAGACATGTGCAAGAGATTTACAGAATGATTTTGATTTTTGGGTACCGCTTTAGTTGTC
The window above is part of the Triticum aestivum cultivar Chinese Spring chromosome 2A, IWGSC CS RefSeq v2.1, whole genome shotgun sequence genome. Proteins encoded here:
- the LOC123184916 gene encoding uncharacterized protein; this encodes MHSPRTALAMPSLYIPASLRAASYPSRPCPMDSTGSCKGWPESALLREPIEYAAAAPPHVSASSRETTNYTSSRATSEIDEPDDNGKLESPPTSSTRNRTTAMSRSSTVDLGALLPGVAPLAKPKPSLRA